The Blastocatellia bacterium DNA window TTCAGCTTCTGAATGATCGTTAACACGTGTTCACAATCGCACGAGGGTACAAAACGCCTAATCGCCGCTCCGATGGAACGGGTCACGAGCACACAAGCAAGCGTTCATCTGCGCTGGGCAGACTTTGAGGGCGTTGCCCCGACGTTGACAACCAGCCCTCCTCCCTCCACAATCTTTGTGGAAACTTTACATAAAGCTGAGGTGGAGAGACTATGGCCACGAAAGTCATTAACATCTCCTTACCCGAGGGGCTGCTTCAGGAGGTGGATCGGCTCGCGCGTGTGGAGAAGCGGACCCGCAGCGAACTCTTCCGCGAGGCCGTCCGGCGCTACCTCGAAGCCAAAGGGCAGACGCTGTCGTGGAGCACCTCGGACCGGCGCGGCTTCATGGCCTTGGCCGACTCGGCCTTACGCCGGATCTGGGAGAATGAGAAGGATGCGGTTTACGATGACTGGAGGCCGGGGCGGTATGCCAAGACCAAGTCATAAGTTTCAACGGGGCGACGTGGTGTTGGTGCCTTTCCCATACGCCGACTTGACGACGACCAAGCAGCGCCCGGCCGTGGTGATCAGCGGCGCCACCTACCATCAGACGGAGCCCGATATTATCCTCGCGGCGATCACTGGACAGATTCCACAGCACCCGGCGCCGACCGACTACCCCTTGCAGGATTGGCAGCAAGCCGGCTTGCTGATGCCCTCGTTGGTCAAGTCGTTCTTGGTGACGATAGAACCCGCGCTGGTGCGTCACCAGTTGGGGCGTCTGACGGCGCGCGATCTGCGGGAGGTTAAAAAGAGGCTGAGGCTGGCGCTAGAGATTTAGCCCCTCTCACAGCCATTGACAACATCCGGGACGGCGCCCTCACCGCCGCCGCAACACTTATAAGCCAGGGGTCAGACATGCATGGATGCGTAACGCCAGTTGCGCTTGATGGTTCAGGTATATCCCAGCAGACGCCTGAGTCGCTGAGGCATGGGGAATGAACGATAAATAAGTATACAAGGAGAGATGCGATGACGTCGAACAAAATCACCATCTGGGCGCTGATCTCTCGTGTGAGGATTGTGACCGGGCTATCTTGGATCGGCTACGCTAGGGGAGCCTGCGGCCACCCAAGCACCTCAGGCACTTTGGCAAGTGATCAGCATGGGGGTACGGGAGTTGGGGTGCGACGGGCTCTCGCGCCTGACTCGCTCAAAGGTTAAGCCCTCAGCAGACAGCTTTCAGCTTCTGAATGATCGTTAACACGTGTTCACAATTGCACGAGGGCACAACCGCCTTATCGCCGCTCTGAGGGAACGGGTCATGAGGGCACAGGTTCACATCCGTCTGCGCCGGGCGGACTTTGAAAGCGTGGCAGGCTTTTGCCCGCTGTTTGCCTGCACGTTATAGTGCGTTAAGCAGGTGATTTGCGCATGAGAGCAGACAAGAATAGCTTTCAGCAGTGGAAGCGGTGCAGCGCCTTTCCCTAAAGCAGCGACGGCAACTGATGGAGCACTTGTCACAACAGCCGGAGGCCGAGGCGTCGGTCAAGCCGCTGACGCTTCTGGGCACGTGGGCCGGGGTGTCACTCAGCGTCGAGGAGATCAATGAAGCCCGACGGGAATGTTGGGCCGGCCTGGGAGAGGAGGGGTGAAACGCTACGTCACAGACGCCCATCCGCTCGAGCCGCTTTCACGGAAGCGGATGCCGGGCAAGCGCTCATCCTTATTCCGCCGATCGTGGCCGTCGAAATGATTTATCTCGGTGAGAAAGGATGCATTCCAGCACATCATTATGGATGATCTGCTCGCCAAAGTGACCCAGCCCAGCCTCAGCTATCGCTTGGGGGAACTGGATGCTGCTGTCCTTGCGGCGCTTCGGCAAATTCCTCGACAGCTCATCCGGAGATGCCTGATGGGATCATCGCGGCCACGGCCAAAGCGCTCGGTGCAGCGTTAATTACTCGCAAGGACGTCATCACGGCCTCAGGCCTAGTTTCCGTCATCTGGTAGCTCGGTCCGCAAAGGCCTTTCGCGTTCTGGGTGGGCGGGTCACCGAGCGCACAGACTCGCGGCGGTCTGCGCCGGGCGGGCTTAGAGGGCCTTGCAGGCACGAGGCGTGGAAGCTGTCAGCTTTCAGCTTGGAGCTGAGGGCTGACGCCTAGCACTTCCCAGGTGGATTCGGCCAACCCGTTCTGTAATTATTGACAGCGGAGGCCCTAATACCGATTGCCTTTTGGAAAACCCTCATGAATTGCGGATAACCGGTTACAGGATCAAAACTTGTAAATCCGAAATCCGCCCGTCCACAAGCCGCAATTGGTATTGCTTATCGCTAATGCGGCCCCAAATACAATGTGAAGCTGATGTGAGCGACTGAGGGGATGAGCATTACGCATCTCTACCCCCTTCTTGCCATGTTTGCCGTAGAAGCTCAGCCCATGTCCGGCGACGCGGCCCTTGTCTTTAGGCGGCGAGAGTTTCATACGGATGCCCCACGCCTCAGTCGCTCCGGCTTGGCGGTCCCACCATGACGGAACGAGCATGCCGAATCCGCACTGCTCCAGCAGCGGAACCACCTCTCGCAAGAACGAATAAGCTTCCTGCGTGTTCAGCTCGCAGGATTCAGGCCGGGCTGACTTCAAGCTCTGATTGAGTGGCGCAAAAAACCGCGACGCACGACTCAAATCGGCCAGCAAGCGCTCCTGAGTATTTTCAAAGCGCCTGGTGAGAAACTTCATCTGGCGAGCTGACGACGTCCAGACCTTGTCAGCAGGAATGAGAAGACTCGGATCATCAGCGGTCTGAAGGAAGAACCTCAAAGCCCACTGGCGCCCCTTGGGCACGAACAGGCCAGAGTTGTTCGAACCATCAGGGGGCGGCTTAAGTCGGAAGCATGTTCGGAACGGCGTGGGGCCTGGCGGCACGCGCTACGGCTCGCTCCAGCGCTTCCAGTCTTTTTCCAGCAGCTGGAGTCGCGCTTCCGTACCGTCAAGGATCGAGTCGCTTGAGAATAACGCTGGCAACCAACCCGATTCGGTATCATAGCGGTGACAGGCGAGCCTGTCT harbors:
- a CDS encoding ribbon-helix-helix protein, CopG family; this translates as MATKVINISLPEGLLQEVDRLARVEKRTRSELFREAVRRYLEAKGQTLSWSTSDRRGFMALADSALRRIWENEKDAVYDDWRPGRYAKTKS
- a CDS encoding type II toxin-antitoxin system PemK/MazF family toxin; this encodes MPRPSHKFQRGDVVLVPFPYADLTTTKQRPAVVISGATYHQTEPDIILAAITGQIPQHPAPTDYPLQDWQQAGLLMPSLVKSFLVTIEPALVRHQLGRLTARDLREVKKRLRLALEI
- a CDS encoding SNF2 helicase-associated domain-containing protein; the encoded protein is MKFLTRRFENTQERLLADLSRASRFFAPLNQSLKSARPESCELNTQEAYSFLREVVPLLEQCGFGMLVPSWWDRQAGATEAWGIRMKLSPPKDKGRVAGHGLSFYGKHGKKGVEMRNAHPLSRSHQLHIVFGAALAISNTNCGLWTGGFRIYKF